In Zingiber officinale cultivar Zhangliang chromosome 3B, Zo_v1.1, whole genome shotgun sequence, a single window of DNA contains:
- the LOC121968579 gene encoding uncharacterized protein LOC121968579 isoform X1, protein MTSTMTATMAALPCSSVSNRPCLPRTHRRGGRAASSAAAILALLFATSAWLSIVFSSPSHRLHWPHVRSSASTFSPSSPLPAPSSRNRDEGNDEEGDLAPLSLRHLVFGIGGSANLWPRRREFVRLWWRPRAMRGHVWLDDSAPRLPPNSSFARSLPPVLVSEDISRFRYTNPTGHPSGLRIARILVESFRLGHHGARWFVLVDDDTILCTDNLVTVLSKYDWTEMVYVGGPSESHSANTYFSHAMAFGGGGIAISYPLAEALSRMLDDCIERYPRLYGSDDRLHACISELGVPLSREYGFHQWDIRGNALGLLAAHPLSPFISIHHVEAVDPLYPGLSSLGSLKLFTKAMKAYSMSFLQRSICYDRGQKLTFAVSLGYVVQVFPTIVPPRELERSERTYAAWNRNTNRMDFDFDTRDPYRSVCKKPIMFFLNNIGKNENTTLGSYRRAKGRDDLKRKVFCFPLSPPLPDVTEILVVSTPLNNKWQLVPRRLCSKLGQEHNGTLSVVVGQCERGAYGSAANSL, encoded by the exons ATGACCTCGACGATGACGGCGACGATGGCCGCCCTCCCTTGTTCCTCCGTATCCAACCGCCCGTGCCTTCCCCGCACCCACCGCCGCGGTGGTCGCGCCGCCTCGTCCGCCGCCGCCATACTCGCCCTCCTATTCGCCACTTCCGCCTGGCTCTCCATCgtcttctcttctccctctcaccGTCTCCACTGGCCGCATGTTCGATCCTCCGCATCTACTTTCTCTCCCTCCTCCCCTCTGCCTGCCCCCTCATCCCGCAACCGAGACGAAGGGAATGACGAAGAAGGTGATCTCGCCCCTCTCTCCCTCCGCCACCTCGTATTCGGAATCGGCGGGTCAGCCAATCTCTGGCCGAGACGCCGCGAGTTCGTCCGCCTTTGGTGGCGCCCCAGAGCCATGCGCGGCCACGTCTGGCTAGATGACTCTGCGCCCCGACTGCCCCCAAATTCCTCCTTTGCTCGATCTCTGCCTCCTGTCCTCGTCTCGGAAGACATCTCCCGCTTCCGATATACCAACCCTACCGGCCACCCTTCTGGCCTCCGCATTGCCCGCATCCTTGTCGAGTCCTTCCGGCTTGGCCATCACGGGGCTCGGTGGTTCGTTCTCGTGGACGACGACACTATCCTCTGCACAGATAATCTCGTCACGGTTCTCTCCAAGTACGATTGGACAGAGATGGTGTACGTTGGGGGGCCTTCAGAGAGTCACTCAGCGAACACCTACTTTAGCCATGCAATGGCGTTCGGTGGCGGGGGAATTGCCATCAGCTATCCTCTTGCCGAAGCTCTTTCCAGGATGTTGGACGATTGCATTGAGAGGTACCCGAGGCTCTATGGCAGCGACGACCGATTGCACGCATGCATCTCTGAGCTTGGAGTCCCGCTGAGCCGTGAGTATGGTTTCCACCAG TGGGATATCAGAGGAAATGCGCTTGGTCTTTTGGCTGCACACCCACTTTCTCCTTTCATCTCAATACATCATGTTGAAGCTGTTGATCCCCTCTATCCTGGCTTGAGCTCTCTTGGAAGCCTGAAGCTCTTTACCAAGGCTATGAAAGCCTATTCTATGAGTTTCTTGCAACGATCAATTTGTTATGACAGGGGGCAAAAGTTGACATTTGCAGTCTCATTGGGTTATGTTGTCCAAGTGTTTCCAACCATTGTCCCTCCAAGAGAGCTGGAACGTTCTGAGCGGACGTATGCTGCTTGGAACAGAAATACTAATAGGATGGATTTTGATTTCGACACAAGGGACCCATACAGATCTGTCTGCAAGAAACCTATTATGTTTTTCTTGAACAATATTGGAAAGAATGAAAATACAACTCTAGGATCATATAGACGAGCTAAGGGAAGAGATGATCTCAAAAGAAAAGTATTCTGCTTTCCTCTATCTCCTCCTTTGCCTGACGTGACTGAAATTCTAGTTGTTAGCACTCCATTGAACAACAAGTGGCAGTTG GTACCTAGGAGATTATGCAGTAAGCTAGGTCAAGAACATAATGGGACTCTCAGTGTTGTAGTTGGGCAGTGTGAACGAGGAGCATATGGGTCCGCTGCAAATTCCTTGTGA
- the LOC121968579 gene encoding uncharacterized protein LOC121968579 isoform X2: MTSTMTATMAALPCSSVSNRPCLPRTHRRGGRAASSAAAILALLFATSAWLSIVFSSPSHRLHWPHVRSSASTFSPSSPLPAPSSRNRDEGNDEEGDLAPLSLRHLVFGIGGSANLWPRRREFVRLWWRPRAMRGHVWLDDSAPRLPPNSSFARSLPPVLVSEDISRFRYTNPTGHPSGLRIARILVESFRLGHHGARWFVLVDDDTILCTDNLVTVLSKYDWTEMVYVGGPSESHSANTYFSHAMAFGGGGIAISYPLAEALSRMLDDCIERYPRLYGSDDRLHACISELGVPLSREYGFHQWDIRGNALGLLAAHPLSPFISIHHVEAVDPLYPGLSSLGSLKLFTKAMKAYSMSFLQRSICYDRGQKLTFAVSLGYVVQVFPTIVPPRELERSERTYAAWNRNTNRMDFDFDTRDPYRSVCKKPIMFFLNNIGKNENTTLGSYRRAKGRDDLKRKVFCFPLSPPLPDVTEILVVSTPLNNKWQYLGDYAVS; encoded by the exons ATGACCTCGACGATGACGGCGACGATGGCCGCCCTCCCTTGTTCCTCCGTATCCAACCGCCCGTGCCTTCCCCGCACCCACCGCCGCGGTGGTCGCGCCGCCTCGTCCGCCGCCGCCATACTCGCCCTCCTATTCGCCACTTCCGCCTGGCTCTCCATCgtcttctcttctccctctcaccGTCTCCACTGGCCGCATGTTCGATCCTCCGCATCTACTTTCTCTCCCTCCTCCCCTCTGCCTGCCCCCTCATCCCGCAACCGAGACGAAGGGAATGACGAAGAAGGTGATCTCGCCCCTCTCTCCCTCCGCCACCTCGTATTCGGAATCGGCGGGTCAGCCAATCTCTGGCCGAGACGCCGCGAGTTCGTCCGCCTTTGGTGGCGCCCCAGAGCCATGCGCGGCCACGTCTGGCTAGATGACTCTGCGCCCCGACTGCCCCCAAATTCCTCCTTTGCTCGATCTCTGCCTCCTGTCCTCGTCTCGGAAGACATCTCCCGCTTCCGATATACCAACCCTACCGGCCACCCTTCTGGCCTCCGCATTGCCCGCATCCTTGTCGAGTCCTTCCGGCTTGGCCATCACGGGGCTCGGTGGTTCGTTCTCGTGGACGACGACACTATCCTCTGCACAGATAATCTCGTCACGGTTCTCTCCAAGTACGATTGGACAGAGATGGTGTACGTTGGGGGGCCTTCAGAGAGTCACTCAGCGAACACCTACTTTAGCCATGCAATGGCGTTCGGTGGCGGGGGAATTGCCATCAGCTATCCTCTTGCCGAAGCTCTTTCCAGGATGTTGGACGATTGCATTGAGAGGTACCCGAGGCTCTATGGCAGCGACGACCGATTGCACGCATGCATCTCTGAGCTTGGAGTCCCGCTGAGCCGTGAGTATGGTTTCCACCAG TGGGATATCAGAGGAAATGCGCTTGGTCTTTTGGCTGCACACCCACTTTCTCCTTTCATCTCAATACATCATGTTGAAGCTGTTGATCCCCTCTATCCTGGCTTGAGCTCTCTTGGAAGCCTGAAGCTCTTTACCAAGGCTATGAAAGCCTATTCTATGAGTTTCTTGCAACGATCAATTTGTTATGACAGGGGGCAAAAGTTGACATTTGCAGTCTCATTGGGTTATGTTGTCCAAGTGTTTCCAACCATTGTCCCTCCAAGAGAGCTGGAACGTTCTGAGCGGACGTATGCTGCTTGGAACAGAAATACTAATAGGATGGATTTTGATTTCGACACAAGGGACCCATACAGATCTGTCTGCAAGAAACCTATTATGTTTTTCTTGAACAATATTGGAAAGAATGAAAATACAACTCTAGGATCATATAGACGAGCTAAGGGAAGAGATGATCTCAAAAGAAAAGTATTCTGCTTTCCTCTATCTCCTCCTTTGCCTGACGTGACTGAAATTCTAGTTGTTAGCACTCCATTGAACAACAAGTGGCA GTACCTAGGAGATTATGCAGTAAGCTAG